The Thunnus albacares chromosome 21, fThuAlb1.1, whole genome shotgun sequence genome window below encodes:
- the flt1 gene encoding vascular endothelial growth factor receptor 1 isoform X2, producing MKTILICLLCGLYGVLAKDKEPKGKYSVPILDVKTRQLVLDANQTLLLNCRGRWELTWAFPAGLDRDQVQMQESRCGRTNQHYCSHVTIRRAQTLHTGQFRCRYRHRIRKQASVYVYITDSQQPFVEHPAMSPDVLYMKEKQPLVIPCRVTHPNITTTLVKFPNHSLSPDQRNIIWSSKQGFTIRTPTFYYIGLFYCQTTTDGVTHKSRIYFVHRPVSNIMEVYLNSSRPVQALKGERLVLNCTAKGELNTRVNITWDYPGKNNNTGSTTKRLLKHRTHMLFYSILTIPKLQRADRGLYTCRVTSGEKTKQQKVNVTVYDRPFIRLKPRHGSVMEVQAGQKSYRITPKLRAFPVPEVIWLKDGQVAAEQCSRYHMDENSLVIRDVAEEDAGKYTVLVRIQEHGLYQNLTLTLVVNVSPQIGEKAVSLQDPGSVPQGSRQALHCTSHGVPPPHIQWLWHACPSKGLLAAPRA from the exons ATGAAAACTATTCTCATCTGCCTGCTTTGTGGATTGTATGGTGTTCTTGCGAAAG ATAAAGAGCCAAAGGGGAAGTACAGCGTGCCTATACTGGATGTGAAAACCCGGCAGCTGGTCCTGGATGCCAACCAGACACTACTGCTCAACTGCAG GGGTCGCTGGGAGCTGACGTGGGCGTTCCCAGCAGGCTTGGACAGAGATCAGGTGCAAATGCAGGAATCTCGCTGTGGGAGGACAAACCAGCATTACTGCAGCCATGTGACAATCAGACGTGCACAGACCCTGCACACTGGCCAGTTCCGCTGCCGTTACCGACACCGAATCCGAAAACAGGCCtctgtttatgtatatatcacAG ACAGCCAGCAGCCATTTGTGGAACATCCGGCTATGAGCCCAGATGTGTTGTACATGAAGGAGAAGCAGCCACTGGTCATCCCCTGCAGGGTCACCCACCCTAACATCACCACCACGCTGGTCAAG TTCCCCAACCACAGCCTGAGTCCAGATCAGAGGAACATTATTTGGAGCAGCAAGCAAGGCTTCACCATCCGAACTCCCACCTTCTATTACATTGGCCTCTTCTACTGCCAGACCACCACTGACGGCGTAACACACAAGTCACGTATATACTTTGTCCACAGACCAG TGAGTAACATCATGGAGGTGTATCTGAACAGCAGTCGTCCTGTGCAGGCCCTGAAGGGAGAGAGACTGGTCTTGAACTGCACTGCTAAAGGGGAGTTGAACACCAGAGTCAACATCACCTGGGACTACCCTGGAAAG AATAACAACACCGGCTCCACCACCAAAAGGCTCCTGAAACACAGAACGCACATGTTATTCTACAGTATTCTGACCATCCCGAAGCTCCAGCGTGCAGACCGAGGCCTCTACACATGCCGAGTCACCAGCGGTgaaaaaaccaaacaacagaAAGTTAATGTTACTGTGTATG ACCGCCCATTTATCCGTTTGAAGCCAAGACATGGATCTGTGATGGAAGTTCAAGCAGGACAGAAATCTTATCGAATCACTCCCAAACTCAGAGCATTCCCCGTTCCTGAAGTCATCTG GTTGAAAGACGGCCAAGTGGCAGCAGAGCAATGCTCGAGATACCACATGGACGAGAATTCGCTGGTGATCCGGGATGTGGCAGAGGAGGATGCTGGGAAGTACACCGTCCTGGTACGAATCCAGGAACATGGACTCTACCAGAATCTCACGCTCACACTCGTGGTCAAcg TGAGTCCTCAGATAGGGGAGAAAGCTGTGTCGTTGCAGGACCCGGGCTCTGTGCCACAGGGGAGCAGACAAGCTCTGCACTGCACATCCCATGGTGTCCCTCCTCCGCACATCCAGTGGCTCTGGCACGCCTGCCCATCCAAAGGCCT